The following proteins come from a genomic window of Alosa sapidissima isolate fAloSap1 chromosome 20, fAloSap1.pri, whole genome shotgun sequence:
- the LOC121694374 gene encoding melanin-concentrating hormone receptor 2: protein MNSSDIDCMYADFGNSTNNSTNSSCMNRNIPSFIDIASFMHIFPSIYGILCTVGVIANSLVIYAVATCKKKMVSDIYVLNLAIFDLLFLLVMPFTIHQLVRDRQWVFGNFMCKAVVVVDTCNQFTTVGIVTVLCIDRYVAIVHPTSERRTIQWTIVINLMVWVGSFLLTVPVMIYARVIHKKHMAICIMDLDGPQDMYWYTLYQSLLGFIIPLIIISTFYTLTLYHVFRSIRRVKRKQSVWAKRATKTVVMVIALFLCCWSPYHVIQVINLGINSPTNAFIYAYNISICLSYSHSCINPLMLLVFAQNYRERLCRRRELRGSQTSASKTTKTDGNSTMAVDSNYRCTAI, encoded by the exons ATGAACTCTTCGGATATTGATTGCATGTATGCCGACTTTGGCAATTCAACAAACAACTCTACAAACTCGTCATGTATGAACAGAAACATCCCATCCTTCATCGACATTGCATCATTCATGCACATTTTTCCATCCATCTACGGAATCCTGTGTACGGTCGGGGTGATTGCCAACAGTTTAGTCATTTATGCCGTGGCAACTTGCAAGAAAAAGATGGTATCGGACATTTACGTGCTCAACCTGGCCATTTTCGACTTGCTCTTCTTGCTGGTGATGCCTTTTACCATTCACCAACTTGTCAGAGACAGAcagtgggtgtttgggaatttCATGTGCAAAGCTGTGGTCGTTGTGGATACATGCAATCAGTTCACGACTGTTGGCATCGTTACGGTGTTGTGCATTGACAG GTACGTAGCGATAGTCCACCCCACGTCGGAGAGGAGGACCATCCAGTGGACCATCGTCATTAACCTGATGGTGTGGGTTGGCAGCTTCCTGCTCACCGTGCCCGTCATGATCTATGCCCGGGTCATCCACAAAAAGCACATGGCcatctgcataatggacctggATGGCCCGCAGGATATGTACTGGTACACGCTCTACCAGTCCTTGCTGGGCTTCATCATCcccctcatcatcatcagcacctTCTACACGCTGACCCTCTACCACGTGTTCCGTTCCATCCGCAGGGTCAAGCGCAAGCAGTCTGTCTGGGCGAAACGGGCAACCAAGAcagtggtgatggtcatcgcaCTGTTCCTGTGCTGCTGGTCGCCGTACCACGTCATCCAGGTGATCAACCTGGGCATCAACTCGCCCACCAACGCCTTCATCTACGCGTACAACATCAGCATCTGCCTGAGCTACTCGCACAGCTGCATCAACCCGCTCATGCTGCTGGTATTTGCGCAGAACTACCGCGAGCGGCTGTGCCGACGGCGAGAGCTGCGGGGCTCGCAGACAAGCGCCTCCAAGACCACCAAGACGGACGGCAACTCCACCATGGCTGTCGACTCCAACTACCGCTGCACCGCTATCTag